A window of Chaetodon auriga isolate fChaAug3 chromosome 2, fChaAug3.hap1, whole genome shotgun sequence contains these coding sequences:
- the rabif gene encoding guanine nucleotide exchange factor MSS4: MDNDQQSKESTDRSDLVSEDGKNSKSVVCQCCGSKVLCPGMAVFAEKELFLPSMRTKSNRATEGSVDGDTLTAHWFVEDMYTFENVGFTKDVGRIKYLICADCEIGPIGWHCLDDKKSFYIAVERVNHA, encoded by the exons ATGGACAACGATCAACAGTCCAAAGAAAGCACAGACCGGTCCGACCTGGTGTCTGAGGACGGCAAGAACAGCAAGTCTGTCGTGTGTCAGTGCTGCGGATCCAAGGTGCTATGCCCGGGGATGGCTGTGTTTGCAGAGAAAGAG CTGTTCTTACCATCCATGCGGACAAAGAGCAACCGTGCCACAGAGGGCTCAGTGGACGGGGACACTCTGACTGCCCACTGGTTTGTGGAAGACATGTACACTTTTGAGAACGTGGGCTTCACTAAAGATGTTGGAAGAATCAAGTATCTCATCTGTGCAGATTGTGAGATTGGACCAATCGGCTGGCACTGTTTGGATGACAAGAAAAGTTTCTACATCGCTGTGGAAAGGGTGAATCATGCATAG
- the LOC143331991 gene encoding uncharacterized protein LOC143331991 isoform X1 gives MSSNWRDDEIRELLSVRADADIVRQIKGTARDSVVYDQITSRLRDRGVNRAKAQVNNKLKALKRQYHDIVNDNGRSVNDRKTWCYFSLCEAVWGVSPTANPVALVGSVETASTSSFPEAPYSDSEEQTTVYETDVSINDSVLSTESLYRSPPKKRRGRNQTHSERPSPEMRDLYNEMDKNFKEEKAHITCPSPSTSPCTSARKKRRTINEAILSRLAHLDEEIQKFRQRDNADFRFAAVIVDMLAHVEPKHKSEVKFKIYQMLFEAGRDFPKQS, from the exons ATGTCTTCTAACTGGAGAGACGACGAAATTCGGGAACTTCTGTCGGTCAGGGCCGACGCCGATATCGTCAGACAAATTAAAGGGACGGCAAGAGACTCGGTAGTTTATGACCAAATCACGAGCCGGCTGCGTGACCGCGGAGTGAACCGAGCCAAGGCACAAGTGaacaacaaattaaaagcaCTCAAAAGGCAGTACCATGACATCGTTAACGACAATGGCCGCAGTGTGAACGACCGCAAGACGTGGTGctatttcagtttgtgtgaggCTGTCTGGGGCGTGAGTCCCACTGCGAACCCCGTGGCTTTGGTTGGGAGTGTGGAGACAGCGTCCACCTCCAGTTTCCCCGAGGCGCCATACAGCGACTCAGAGGAGCAGACGACGGTGTATGAAACCGACGTGTCCATCAACGACTCGGTGCTGAGTACAG AGTCGTTGTATCGTTCTCCGCctaagaagaggagggggaggaatcAGACACATTCAGAAAGGCCGTCTCCAGAGATGAGGGATCTCTACAATGAGATGGACAAGAATTTCAAAGAGGAAAAGGCTCATATCACCTGTCCTTCACCCTCAACATCTCCTTGCACCTCAGCTCGGAAGAAGAGACGCACCATAAATGAGGCCATTCTTTCAAGATTGGCCCACCTGGATGAAGAGATACAGAAATTTAGGCAGCGGGACAATGCAGACTTTAGGTTTGCTGCAGTGATCGTGGACATGTTGGCTCATGTCGAACCGAAGCATAAATCAgaagttaaatttaaaatatacCAGATGCTATTTGAGGCAGGGAGGGACTTCCCAAAACAATCATAA
- the LOC143331991 gene encoding uncharacterized protein LOC143331991 isoform X2, with the protein MSSNWRDDEIRELLSVRADADIVRQIKGTARDSVVYDQITSRLRDRGVNRAKAQVNNKLKALKRQYHDIVNDNGRSVNDRKTWCYFSLCEAVWGVSPTANPVALVGSVETASTSSFPEAPYSDSEEQTTVYETDVSINDSVLSTEPDDTDRRVDNSEESEEEYEPPIKKRIPQPEAWLRKYGARHMAEMVDCNHAERCRNQGCKGKTYMRCISCKMFLCITKKRNCFLEYHR; encoded by the exons ATGTCTTCTAACTGGAGAGACGACGAAATTCGGGAACTTCTGTCGGTCAGGGCCGACGCCGATATCGTCAGACAAATTAAAGGGACGGCAAGAGACTCGGTAGTTTATGACCAAATCACGAGCCGGCTGCGTGACCGCGGAGTGAACCGAGCCAAGGCACAAGTGaacaacaaattaaaagcaCTCAAAAGGCAGTACCATGACATCGTTAACGACAATGGCCGCAGTGTGAACGACCGCAAGACGTGGTGctatttcagtttgtgtgaggCTGTCTGGGGCGTGAGTCCCACTGCGAACCCCGTGGCTTTGGTTGGGAGTGTGGAGACAGCGTCCACCTCCAGTTTCCCCGAGGCGCCATACAGCGACTCAGAGGAGCAGACGACGGTGTATGAAACCGACGTGTCCATCAACGACTCGGTGCTGAGTACAG AACCTGACGACACTGACAGGAGAGTAGACAACAGTGAGGAGAGCGAAGAAGAGTACGAGCCACCCATCAAAAAGAGGATTCCACAACCAGAAGCATGGTTAAGAAAATATGGAGCCAGGCACATGGCAGAGATGGTAGACTGCAACCATGCAGAGAGGTGCCGAAACCAAGGTTGCAAGGGCAAAACATATATGCGATGCATCAGTTGCAAGATGTTCCTCTGTATTACAAAGAAGAGAAACTGCTTCCTGGAGTACCATCGCTAA
- the adipor1a gene encoding adiponectin receptor protein 1a has product MSGRNGSASDADCRISEDCRVPDVELMELGPLLEEGGGRQAASKGAHAEGAAMLADEEEEDDEVGEVLTLPLQAHHAMEKMEEFVHKVWEGRWRVIPFHVLPEWLKDNDYLLHGHRPPMPSFRACFGSIFRIHTETGNIWTHLLGLILFLCLGTLTMLRPNMYFMAPLQEKVVFGMFFLGAVLCLSFSWLFHTVYCHSEKVSRTFSKLDYSGIALLIMGSFVPWLYYSFYCSPQPRLIYLTIVCVLGIAAIIVAQWDRFSTPRHRPTRAGVFMGLGLSGIVPTMHFTIEEGFVKATTVGQMGWFYLMGAMYITGAGLYAARIPERYFPGKCDIWFHSHQIFHVLVVAAAFIHFYGVSNLQEFRYGLEGGCTDDSLL; this is encoded by the exons ATGTCAGGCCGAAACGGGTCTGCAAGTGATGCAGACTGCCGGATCTCTGAGGACTGCCGTGTCCCAGATGTTGAGCTGATGGAGCTGGGACCactgctggaggagggaggggggcgaCAGGCAGCATCTAAAGGCGCCCATGCGGAG GGAGCCGCAATGCTTGctgacgaggaagaggaggatgatgaggtgGGAGAGGTCCTGACCTTACCACTTCAGGCTCACCATGCcatggagaagatggaggagttTGTACACAAG GTTTGGGAGGGGCGCTGGAGGGTCATCCCTTTTCATGTCCTGCCAGAGTGGCTCAAGGACAACGATTACCTCCTGCATGGACACCGGCCCCCTATGCCCTCTTTCCGGGCCTGTTTCGGAAGCATCTTCAGAATTCACACTGAGACAGGAAACATCTGGACTCACCTGTTAG GGCTGATCTTATTCCTTTGTCTGGGCACGTTAACCATGCTGAGGCCCAACATGTATTTTATGGCTCCGCTGCAAGAGAAAGTGGTGTTCGGGATGTTCTTCCTGGGAGCTGtactctgcctcagcttctcctggCTTTTTCATACCGTCTACTGCCACTCCGAGAAAGTGTCTCGCACCTTCTCCAA GCTTGACTACTCGGGCATTGCCCTCCTGATCATGGGCTCCTTCGTGCCCTGGCTGTACTACTCGTTCTATTGTTCCCCTCAGCCTCGACTTATCTACCTCACCATTGTATGTGTTCTCGGCATTGCCGCCATCATAGTGGCCCAGTGGGACCGGTTCTCTACACCTCGTCACAGACCTACAAGAGCAG GTGTGTTCATGGGTCTTGGACTAAGCGGCATTGTCCCCACCATGCACTTCACCATCGAGGAGGGCTTTGTTAAGGCCACCACAGTCGGCCAGATGGGTTGGTTCTACCTGATGGGTGCCATGTACATCACTGGTGCTGGTCTGTACGCAGCCAGGATCCCTGAGCGCTATTTTCCTGGCAAGTGTGACATCTGG TTCCATTCTCATCAGATTTTTCATGTCCTGGTCGTGGCAGCAGCGTTCATCCATTTCTACGGGGTTTCCAACCTGCAGGAGTTCCGCTATGGCCTCGAGGGGGGATGCACAGATGACTCTCTACTCTGA
- the inavab gene encoding innate immunity activator b, translating to MEGNGEISDTDSGIILHSGSDSPTTHTKDVTTHTRAMKLKHQALQERLEFCILELKKLCIREAELTGRLSDDYPLLPGEKPPQIRRRIGAAFKLDEQSIPRGAEESQLSLVDAELALQMKIFEAARKLCEEDHTSKAVKKSRLQQCKREEKKLKQLQETAFQLRLEHGRSSPLPAFNITQQDLGTSDDSSLSDSVVQDEEVTSQSSQLSSGLPYTGEADPPQPPPVSSQSVTDGSYLSPSVTPQPLSLTPSQSPHPSLDPTLSLTSSPVYDLPPIQNSPWTESSLDQPYQKSKKSRSSSKTSPSKSELLPPLDASLAQSALPMQLSHLKLSRSQSNSVPSTPEMRVHRQLSLRLSNPESPFEKDRGRTRGPRRRLTEYAITLPETPPPGMNYGNPASSEDSNSEHSFTSYNSSPCQELPCDLPKQYQSAFPHSGPVGSYGPPAFPRTGFYHNPRHQSSPSFHKAYYNEEMVYPPDLDLARSYYAQQAPSPSSRYEYWYKDAVVPQQRAQRHLPPDIRLTSSPAQWDHPHFQSSGLSQQVVNEQLKSWHRRSQLKAPRSRSLDRQGAVRVKNVSARESTCYQNQKYYPQVIQRRAPQQAADGTRGHWVVDDGSHFVSQV from the exons GTTCTGACAGCCCAACGACACATACGAAGgatgtgaccacacacacacgggccaTGAAGCTCAAACACCAGGCTCTCCAAGAACGGCTGGAGTTCTGCATACTGGAGCTGAAGAAACTCTGCATCCGAGAAGCC gAGTTGACAGGACGGCTCTCTGATGATTACCCTCTGCTGCCAGGAGAGAAGCCGCCGCAGATTCGTAGACGCATTGGAGCTGCATTTAAACTGGACGAACAAAGTATCCCTCGAGGAGCAGAG GAGTCACAGCTGAGTTTAGTGGATGCTGAGTTAGCACTTCAGATGAAGATATTCGAGGCGGCGCGCAAACTCTGTGAGGAAGATCACACGAGTAAGGCTGTGAAAAAGAGCCGCTTACAACAGtgcaagagagaggagaagaagctCAAACAGCTACAAGAGACTGCGTTTCAGCTGCGACTGGAGCACGGTCGATCATCTCCACTCCCTGCTTTTAATATTACACAACAAG ATCTGGGTACATCTGATGACAGCTCTCTGTCTGATTCTGTAGTGCAAGATGAAG AAGTCACAAGCCAGTCATCACAACTGTCCTCAGGGCTTCCCTACACAGGAGAGGCCGATCCTCCCCAGCCTCCCCCTGTGTCCTCACAGTCCGTCACAGATGGCTCCTACCTGTCTCCATCTGTGACTCCACAGCCCCTGTCGTTGACACCAAGCCAGTCTCCCCATCCAAGCCTCGACCCCACGCTGAGTTTAACCTCAAGCCCCGTGTATGACCTTCCTCCCATCCAGAACTCGCCGTGGACAGAGTCTAGTCTTGACCAACCCTACCAGAAGAGCAAGAAGTCACGCTCCTCAAGCAAAACAAG TCCATCCAAAAGTGAACTGTTGCCACCGTTGGATGCTTCCTTAGCACAGTCTGCTCTGCCAATGCAACTTTCTCATCTGAAGCTGAGCCGTTCCCAGTCAAACAGCGTGCCCTCCACACCAGAGATGCGTGTGCACAGACAGCTGTCCCTCAG GTTATCCAACCCTGAATCTCCATTTGAAAAGGACCGTGGTCGCACCAGAGGTCCAAGGAGGCGACTGACAGAATACGCAATAACTTTACCAGAGACTCCTCCCCCTGGCATGAACTATGGAAACCCTGCGAGCTCTGAGGATAGCAACTCTGAACACTCGTTTACATCTTATAACAGCTCACCGTGTCAGGAGTTGCCCTGTGATTTGCCCAAACAATATCAGTCTGCATTCCCGCACTCTGGCCCAGTTGGCAGCTATGGACCTCCAGCCTTCCCACGCACTGGCTTTTACCATAATCCCAGGCACCAGTCCAGCCCCAGTTTTCACAAAGCCTATTATAATGAAGAAATGGTCTACCCACCTGATCTGGACTTGGCACGGAGCTATTACGCCCAGCAGGCTCCCTCTCCTTCCAGCAGATATGAGTATTGGTATAAGGATGCCGTTGTGCcccagcagagagcacagaggcATCTACCGCCTGATATAAGACTCACCTCCTCCCCAGCTCAGTGGGACCATCCACACTTCCAGTCCAGTGGTCTCTCGCAACAAGTAGTGAATGAACAGCTCAAGTCATGGCACCGGCGCAGTCAGCTCAAAGCCCCCAGGTCCCGCTCTCTTGACAGACAGGGAGCAGTCAGAGTTAAAAACGTGTCAGCTCGGGAGTCGACCTGCTACCAAAATCAAAAGTACTACCCACAG GTTATCCAAAGAAGGGCTCCTCAACAAGCTGCAGATGGCACTCGAGGGCACTGGGTTGTAGATGATGGTTCTCACTTCGTAAGTCAAGTGTAA